The following are from one region of the Gallaecimonas xiamenensis 3-C-1 genome:
- a CDS encoding gamma carbonic anhydrase family protein yields the protein MSLETYKGIAPDLSEGVYVHPSAVLVGDVQIGKDSSIWPLVAGRGDVNHIRIGARSNVQDGTVLHVTRKHKEVPDGYPLIIGDDVTVGHKCMLHGCQLGNRILVGMGAIVMDGVIVEDDVIIGAGSLVPPGKRLVSGYLYIGSPVKQARPLNEGERAFLAVSADNYVRLKDEYLA from the coding sequence ATTGCGCCCGACTTATCTGAAGGCGTCTATGTCCACCCCAGTGCCGTGCTGGTGGGGGATGTTCAGATAGGAAAAGACAGCTCGATTTGGCCCTTGGTGGCCGGCCGGGGTGATGTAAACCATATCCGCATCGGTGCGCGCTCCAATGTGCAGGACGGTACAGTGCTGCATGTGACCCGCAAACATAAGGAAGTGCCGGACGGTTATCCCCTTATCATCGGCGACGACGTTACAGTAGGACATAAGTGCATGCTGCACGGTTGCCAGCTGGGTAACCGTATCCTGGTGGGCATGGGCGCCATTGTCATGGACGGGGTAATAGTAGAGGACGATGTGATCATCGGTGCCGGCAGCCTGGTGCCCCCCGGCAAGCGCTTGGTGTCCGGTTACTTATATATAGGGTCGCCGGTGAAACAGGCCCGCCCATTAAATGAAGGTGAGCGAGCCTTCCTGGCGGTGTCTGCCGACAACTACGTGCGGCTCAAGGACGAATACCTGGCT